The DNA region TTACGTGAAGAAAGCCCAATTGAAGTAGAAGCTGGACAATTAGGATTAAATTATGTAGATCTTGATGGTAACGTTGGTTGTATGGTTAACGGTGCTGGATTAGCTATGGCGACTATGGATTTAATTAAGCAAGCAGGTGGAGAACCAGCTAACTTCTTAGATGTTGGTGGAACTGCAGATGCTGCTCGTGTAGAAGCTGCTTTTAGAATTATCTTAAAAGATCCTAACGTAAAAGCTATATTAATTAATATTTTTGGTGGTATTGTACGTTGTGATCGTGTAGCGCAAGGTGTTGTAGATGCTTATAAAAATATGGGTGATGCAATTCAAGTACCAATTATTGTAAGATTACAAGGTACAAATGCAGATATTGCTAAAGAATTAATTGACAATTCTGGATTAGATGTACTAAGTGCAACAGAGTTTCAAGAAGCTGCAGATAAAGTACAAGAAGTTTTATCTTAATACTTTAAATAGATATAAATTAAAAAAGAGCAACTATTTTAGTTGCTCTTTTTTTATAAATGTAATCCACATTCTGTTTTTGGATTGTTGTTCCATCGTCCAGATCGATCTTCTCCTGGAACAGTACAATGTTTACAACCAATAGAGTTATAACCTTTTTCTACTAAAGGATGAAAAGGTAGTTGATGCTCTTTAATAAAAGCATCTCTTTCTTCTTTAGTGACATCTAGTAAAGGATAAAATTTTAAAATATCGCCTCTTAATTCAAAAATATCTAAAGTTGCTCTATGATCACTTTGCCACTTCATTAATCCAGAAACCCAAATTTTATATTGGTTTTTGATTAAATCTAAAGGTTTAACCTTATTTATAGAGCAGCAAAAATCTGGGTTTTTTCTCCAAGTTTCATCTTTAGAGGTAAACTCATGTTCTTCTTTTACAGCACCAATAGAAATAACATTTAAATTGTATTTTTCTTCAAGCTGTTGTTTATAATTTAAAGTCTCTTCAAAATGATATCCAGTATCAATAAAATATACTTTTTGATTTGTATTAATATCAGATATAATTTTTAATAAAAAAGCTGAAGTTGCTGCAAAAGAGCTGGTAAGCATTATGTCTTTAATATCAAAATCTTTATACAACTGTATAATTCTTTCATTAACAGTTAATGCTTTATACTTTTTATTTAGGACTTTAATTTCTTCTTCAGTAATAGAAGGTTTTACTATAACTTGA from Mesoflavibacter profundi includes:
- a CDS encoding phosphoadenylyl-sulfate reductase, encoding MFETTPQVIVKPSITEEEIKVLNKKYKALTVNERIIQLYKDFDIKDIMLTSSFAATSAFLLKIISDINTNQKVYFIDTGYHFEETLNYKQQLEEKYNLNVISIGAVKEEHEFTSKDETWRKNPDFCCSINKVKPLDLIKNQYKIWVSGLMKWQSDHRATLDIFELRGDILKFYPLLDVTKEERDAFIKEHQLPFHPLVEKGYNSIGCKHCTVPGEDRSGRWNNNPKTECGLHL